In one Bombina bombina isolate aBomBom1 unplaced genomic scaffold, aBomBom1.pri scaffold_545, whole genome shotgun sequence genomic region, the following are encoded:
- the NANOS2 gene encoding nanos homolog 2: MDFQVWKDYFQLATLVQEMATEQRKKHAKQSCHGKSMLFLPDEPSNCSNKDLSYTEVLKTNLPHITSSCCEAILPEEWCNFCKHNGESSTIYTSHSLKNHEGIVECPVLRNYVCPLCGSTGDSAHTLKYCPLNQEKNFIYRKCGRNSVGRKYKQ, translated from the coding sequence ATGGACTTCCAGGTATGGAAAGACTATTTTCAGCTAGCCACATTGGTCCAGGAAATGGCTACTGAGCAAAGGAAGAAGCATGCAAAGCAATCTTGCCATGGAAAAAGCATGCTCTTTTTACCAGATGAACCATCAAATTGCAGCAACAAGGATCTCAGTTACACTGAAGTTCTCAAAACCAACCTACCCCACATAACAAGCTCCTGTTGTGAAGCTATTTTGCCAGAGGAGTGGTGCAACTTTTGCAAGCATAATGGAGAATCTAGCACAATCTACACATCTCACTCCCTGAAGAACCATGAGGGTATCGTCGAGTGCCCAGTCCTGCGCAATTATGTTTGCCCACTGTGTGGTAGCACCGGTGATTCTGCTCACACTCTGAAATACTGCCCTCTGAACCAGGAGAAGAACTTCATTTACAGAAAGTGCGGACGCAATTCCGTCGGACGGAAATACAAGCAATAA